The following are encoded in a window of Paraburkholderia hospita genomic DNA:
- a CDS encoding DUF6513 domain-containing protein yields the protein MEHIVFLTGRLAQPGLERVLRSLAPAPFSWEIREIGLQVAALMTADMIRRRVAAPIAADRLIVPGRCRGDLDALSAHYGIPVQRGPEELKDLPAWFDCTARPVDLSKHDIAIFAEIVDAPRLSVDAICARAAQLRADGADVIDLGCLPSTPFPHLADAVHALKAQGFKVSVDSMDVKELVRGGRAGADFLLSLTADTLWVLNEVGSTPVLIPRKPGDEASLHDAIDMMVQQGRPFLADPILDPLPFGLLKSLTRYQRLRERYPDAPLLMGTGNVTELTEADTSGIHAILLGIGVELNIAGILTTQVSGHARCAIREADVARRMMYAARELHTLPKGLTDQLMTVHAKRPFPDTPEEIAATAAAIRDPNFRVQVSTHGVHVYNRDGHHLATDAFALWPHLHLEADGAHAFYMGVELARAELAWRLGKRYSQDQPLEWGCASERGASDLLAQCAPGTTRRKEA from the coding sequence ATGGAACACATCGTCTTCCTCACCGGCCGCCTTGCGCAACCCGGACTGGAGCGCGTGTTGCGCAGTCTCGCGCCCGCGCCATTCAGCTGGGAGATTCGGGAGATCGGCCTTCAGGTCGCGGCGCTCATGACAGCGGATATGATCCGCCGCCGCGTCGCTGCCCCTATTGCTGCCGACCGCTTGATCGTTCCCGGCCGATGCCGCGGCGATCTCGACGCGCTGTCCGCGCACTACGGCATCCCCGTGCAGCGCGGCCCCGAAGAGCTGAAGGATCTCCCCGCATGGTTCGATTGCACGGCACGCCCCGTGGACCTGTCGAAACACGATATCGCGATTTTCGCGGAGATCGTCGATGCGCCGCGCCTAAGCGTCGATGCAATCTGCGCGCGCGCAGCGCAGCTACGGGCCGACGGTGCCGACGTGATCGACCTCGGCTGTCTGCCGTCCACGCCGTTCCCGCATCTCGCCGATGCCGTCCATGCGCTGAAGGCACAAGGGTTCAAGGTCAGCGTGGACTCGATGGATGTGAAGGAACTGGTGCGCGGCGGCCGCGCAGGCGCGGACTTTTTGCTGAGCCTGACAGCCGACACCCTCTGGGTCCTCAACGAAGTCGGCTCGACACCCGTGCTGATTCCGCGCAAGCCCGGCGACGAAGCATCGTTACACGACGCCATCGACATGATGGTGCAACAGGGCCGGCCCTTTCTCGCCGACCCGATACTCGACCCGCTGCCCTTCGGGCTTTTGAAATCGCTCACACGCTATCAGCGGCTGCGTGAACGCTATCCCGACGCGCCGCTGCTGATGGGCACGGGCAACGTCACGGAACTCACGGAAGCCGACACCAGCGGTATCCACGCGATCCTGCTCGGCATCGGCGTTGAATTGAACATCGCGGGCATTCTCACCACACAGGTGAGCGGCCATGCGCGCTGCGCGATACGCGAAGCCGACGTCGCCCGACGCATGATGTATGCGGCCCGCGAACTCCACACGCTGCCCAAAGGCCTCACCGACCAGTTGATGACGGTGCACGCAAAGCGCCCTTTTCCCGATACGCCCGAAGAAATCGCGGCGACGGCAGCGGCCATCCGCGACCCGAACTTCCGCGTGCAGGTATCGACTCACGGCGTGCACGTGTACAACCGCGACGGCCATCATCTCGCCACGGATGCGTTCGCCCTGTGGCCACATCTGCATCTGGAAGCAGACGGCGCGCACGCGTTCTACATGGGTGTCGAACTCGCGCGCGCCGAACTCGCCTGGCGGCTTGGGAAGCGCTATAGCCAGGATCAGCCGCTGGAATGGGGATGCGCGAGCGAGCGCGGCGCGAGCGATCTGCTCGCGCAATGCGCCCCCGGCACGACACGCAGAAAGGAAGCCTGA
- a CDS encoding flavoprotein gives MTHTRSLPYDIDSAPARFAWAVTGSGHGLVESLEIAATLLPHVDLFLSRAAQEVLPLYQIDLAQLKQRFRVFRDNSASAVPVGMLYDETRYHTVVVAPATSNTVAKCAFGISDTLPTNMFAQAGKLGIPGIVFACDTQPVVVTKSPLDWVELRPRNIELDNVARLRQIDHCHVVCSLDELRAAIDARIADIRMPAPEAESTCTSA, from the coding sequence ATGACCCACACGCGCTCCTTGCCCTACGACATCGATTCCGCTCCAGCCCGTTTTGCGTGGGCGGTGACGGGCTCCGGTCACGGGCTGGTCGAATCGCTGGAGATCGCGGCCACGCTTCTGCCGCACGTCGATCTGTTCCTGTCGCGCGCGGCGCAAGAGGTACTGCCGCTGTACCAGATCGACCTCGCGCAACTCAAGCAGCGCTTCCGGGTATTCCGCGACAACAGCGCGAGCGCCGTGCCCGTCGGGATGCTATACGACGAGACGCGCTATCACACAGTCGTCGTCGCGCCCGCCACCAGCAACACCGTCGCCAAATGCGCGTTCGGCATCTCCGATACGCTGCCGACCAACATGTTCGCGCAGGCGGGCAAGCTGGGCATCCCGGGCATCGTGTTCGCATGCGATACCCAGCCCGTCGTCGTCACGAAGAGTCCGCTCGACTGGGTAGAACTGCGGCCACGCAATATCGAACTCGACAACGTGGCGCGCTTGAGGCAGATCGATCATTGCCACGTCGTGTGCTCGCTCGACGAACTGCGCGCCGCGATCGACGCACGCATCGCCGACATTCGCATGCCAGCGCCTGAAGCCGAATCGACTTGCACGAGCGCCTGA
- a CDS encoding dihydroneopterin aldolase codes for MNVIDRNVIERPHLASSEMDLIFIEGFEGETVIGIDPDELHDRQPVRIDLWAGVPHSHACDTDRIGDTIDYSKVHAALESLLAAHKMQLLEALAESVAQMLLVDFGAHWVRVSLAKPNKFANVKAVGVTIERTVRWP; via the coding sequence ATGAACGTGATCGACAGGAATGTGATTGAGCGGCCGCATCTCGCTTCATCCGAGATGGACCTCATCTTTATCGAAGGCTTTGAGGGTGAGACGGTGATCGGCATCGATCCCGACGAACTTCATGACCGGCAACCCGTGCGCATCGATCTGTGGGCAGGCGTGCCGCACAGTCACGCCTGCGACACGGACCGGATCGGCGATACGATCGACTACAGCAAAGTCCACGCTGCGTTGGAGTCGCTGCTCGCCGCGCACAAGATGCAATTGCTGGAGGCGCTGGCGGAGTCGGTCGCGCAGATGCTGCTCGTCGACTTTGGCGCGCACTGGGTTCGCGTGTCGCTTGCCAAGCCGAACAAGTTCGCGAACGTGAAAGCGGTGGGCGTGACGATTGAACGGACCGTGCGATGGCCGTGA
- the mch gene encoding methenyltetrahydromethanopterin cyclohydrolase, translating to MQTSSSLVDVSTSAAASSSTLSVNTLVQPLIASLLERHAELGIAVRRDAHGVTIVDAGIDTPGSVAAGIAIGEICMGGLGRVTLRAAASRNAADEWPTFVDIASAQPVLACLASQYAGWSLAASKEETGGKKFFALGSGPARALACKEALFDELAYRDVVATGCLVLEVDRAPPAVVIEKILRDCKLQPRNLTLILTPTASRAGTTQVVARALEVALHKAHELGFALNDIGEGSASAPLPPPAQDPVEAMGRTNDAILYGGRVHLTVTGSDEAARDLARALPSSASKDFGRPFADVFKEYEYDFYKIDPALFAPAEVWVSNLVTGRTFHAGTTRFDLLRPLWLEEV from the coding sequence ATGCAGACCTCATCCTCCCTCGTTGATGTTTCGACATCGGCGGCAGCGTCCTCTTCGACCCTGAGCGTCAACACACTGGTGCAGCCTTTGATCGCCAGTCTGCTGGAACGGCATGCGGAACTGGGCATCGCAGTCCGGCGCGACGCACACGGTGTCACGATCGTCGATGCCGGTATCGACACGCCCGGCAGCGTCGCCGCCGGTATCGCGATCGGCGAAATATGCATGGGCGGCCTGGGCCGGGTCACGCTGCGTGCCGCCGCGTCACGCAACGCGGCGGACGAATGGCCGACCTTCGTCGACATCGCCAGTGCGCAACCCGTGCTGGCCTGCCTCGCCTCGCAGTACGCGGGCTGGAGTCTCGCGGCCAGCAAGGAGGAAACGGGCGGCAAGAAGTTCTTTGCGCTCGGCTCGGGACCGGCGCGCGCGCTCGCCTGCAAGGAGGCGCTGTTCGATGAGCTGGCGTATCGCGACGTCGTGGCGACGGGCTGTCTCGTGCTCGAAGTGGACCGCGCGCCACCCGCAGTCGTCATCGAGAAGATCCTGCGCGACTGCAAGCTGCAGCCGCGCAATCTCACGCTGATTCTCACGCCGACAGCGAGCCGCGCAGGCACCACGCAAGTGGTCGCGCGCGCACTTGAAGTCGCGCTGCACAAGGCGCATGAACTGGGTTTCGCGCTCAACGACATTGGCGAAGGTTCCGCCAGCGCGCCGTTGCCGCCGCCCGCCCAGGACCCCGTCGAAGCCATGGGCCGCACCAACGATGCCATCCTGTACGGCGGCCGTGTCCATCTCACCGTGACGGGCAGTGACGAAGCCGCCCGCGATCTCGCGCGAGCGCTGCCCTCGTCGGCGTCGAAAGATTTTGGCCGCCCGTTTGCGGATGTATTCAAGGAGTACGAATACGATTTCTACAAGATCGATCCCGCGCTCTTCGCGCCCGCCGAAGTCTGGGTGAGCAATCTCGTCACGGGGCGCACCTTCCACGCGGGCACAACGCGTTTCGATCTTCTGCGTCCGCTCTGGCTCGAAGAGGTCTGA
- a CDS encoding triphosphoribosyl-dephospho-CoA synthase has product MFDARPHLIEEAFVWACTLDVACAKPGNVSIGAPGHRMTADLFIASAQAARAALTGRGTSVGERIERAVSLSMGAAGCNTNMGIVLLCAPLAHAFEAMLPAHATPTAHDARLALQATLSRLDIADACAAYRAIALANPGGLGDAPSQNVGTEPTVDLLSAMTLASDRDSIARQYANGFADVLGFGLAQFRAALDDGPVDQPRLLRAVLRTWLGFLSRWPDSHIARKHGIALARQVSHDARAWHAQAELDPVKLAAWDDALKRDGINPGTSADLTVATLFAAACLDPSLLSVSCTPAASCM; this is encoded by the coding sequence ATGTTCGATGCCCGCCCGCATCTGATCGAGGAAGCGTTCGTGTGGGCGTGCACGCTCGACGTCGCCTGCGCGAAACCCGGCAACGTCAGCATCGGCGCGCCGGGTCACCGGATGACGGCAGACCTCTTCATCGCCAGCGCACAAGCGGCTCGTGCTGCGTTGACGGGTCGAGGTACTTCGGTGGGTGAGCGGATCGAACGCGCGGTGAGTCTGTCGATGGGCGCCGCCGGCTGCAATACCAACATGGGTATCGTGTTGCTGTGCGCGCCGCTCGCGCACGCGTTCGAAGCGATGCTGCCAGCGCATGCAACACCCACCGCGCACGATGCCCGCCTCGCGCTACAGGCTACCCTCTCCCGTCTGGATATCGCGGACGCATGCGCCGCCTATCGCGCGATTGCGCTCGCCAATCCGGGCGGTCTCGGCGACGCGCCCAGCCAGAACGTCGGCACCGAACCGACGGTTGATCTGCTCAGCGCGATGACGCTCGCGAGCGACCGCGACAGCATCGCGCGGCAATACGCGAACGGTTTCGCCGATGTGCTCGGATTTGGGCTCGCGCAGTTTCGCGCGGCATTGGACGATGGACCCGTCGATCAACCGCGTCTGTTGCGTGCGGTGCTCAGAACCTGGCTTGGCTTTCTATCGCGCTGGCCCGACTCGCATATCGCGCGCAAGCACGGTATCGCGCTTGCGCGGCAGGTCAGCCACGATGCCCGTGCATGGCACGCTCAGGCTGAGTTGGACCCTGTCAAGCTCGCCGCATGGGACGACGCGCTGAAACGCGACGGCATCAATCCGGGCACGAGCGCGGATCTCACGGTCGCGACGTTGTTTGCTGCCGCTTGCCTCGACCCGTCACTCCTGAGCGTTTCCTGCACGCCCGCCGCAAGCTGCATGTAG
- a CDS encoding ATP-grasp domain-containing protein: protein MTGTALAVAIMTDETGWHTSRLKRALRARGATGRCIDLADCRFDTTHAPHGLAIPGYGRGLPDAVIVRGIAGGTFEQVTVRLGILHALRELGVPVYNDARAIERSVDKSMTTFLLHRAGIPTPPTWVTESAPFAQRVLMRESARGHDLVIKPLFGSQGKGIARIGANSEGCEPLPALKAYGQLAYLQRLVKPISTPGYDWRVMVIGGKAVTAMRRVSEHWVHNVAQGARCEAAELDEPLATLAERASAALGLDYAGVDLIPCDDNPYGATVIEVNGVAAWRGLQTVTPFDIAGCIVDDLLNRRMALADQASHVKEVA, encoded by the coding sequence ATGACAGGCACCGCGCTCGCCGTCGCGATCATGACGGACGAAACCGGCTGGCATACGTCTCGCCTCAAGCGTGCACTGCGCGCACGCGGCGCGACGGGCCGCTGCATCGATCTTGCCGATTGCCGCTTCGACACCACGCACGCACCGCACGGACTCGCGATTCCCGGCTATGGGCGCGGACTGCCCGATGCCGTCATCGTGCGCGGCATCGCGGGTGGAACGTTCGAACAGGTCACCGTGCGGCTTGGCATCCTGCACGCGCTGCGGGAACTCGGCGTGCCTGTCTACAACGATGCGCGCGCGATCGAACGAAGCGTCGACAAATCGATGACCACGTTTCTGCTGCATCGGGCGGGCATTCCGACGCCGCCGACCTGGGTTACCGAATCCGCCCCGTTCGCACAACGCGTGCTGATGCGCGAAAGCGCCAGAGGTCATGATCTCGTGATAAAGCCGCTATTCGGCTCGCAAGGCAAAGGCATTGCACGGATCGGCGCGAATAGCGAGGGTTGTGAACCGCTGCCCGCACTGAAAGCGTATGGGCAGCTCGCGTATTTGCAGCGTCTGGTGAAGCCCATCAGCACACCCGGCTATGACTGGCGCGTGATGGTGATCGGCGGCAAGGCCGTGACTGCCATGCGCAGGGTCAGCGAGCATTGGGTGCATAACGTCGCGCAAGGCGCCCGCTGCGAAGCGGCCGAACTCGACGAACCGCTCGCCACGCTCGCCGAGCGCGCCAGCGCCGCGCTCGGGCTCGACTACGCGGGCGTCGACCTGATTCCGTGTGACGACAATCCATACGGCGCGACCGTCATCGAAGTCAATGGCGTCGCGGCGTGGCGCGGGCTGCAAACAGTGACGCCGTTCGATATCGCGGGCTGTATCGTCGATGACCTGTTGAATCGCCGGATGGCGCTTGCGGATCAAGCAAGCCACGTCAAGGAAGTCGCGTGA